AGTGACTTTTCCGTCTTAACTAGACAGTTGATTGAATATTCGGTCGCAGgagagatgaagaaaagaatAACAAGGAACTGAGGCTGTGTTTattgatacatttttaatggTAAAGTGGTTTGTGCTAAATGAggtgtttttctccctctcaacTGTTTTGTGAAAGTGTCAAGCTTTTTAACTGACATTTTAATGAGCATACACACACTCtgttacacacacgcacagagacacacacaaatgaacctGTCAGACACGGTTAGAAACACAGAGATTTTTGACTATTTGTTACTGGTCTGTTTTTAGACATCAAACTACAGCAGTCGAGATGTGGGTTCTattgatgtcattgtttttatGTCACATTCATTACTGAGATACCCTGGCTTGTCTTTAAAGGAGTGGTGCGGCTAAATTTGCtcatccccccctcccagccACCCCCCAAAAGAATCCAATGTTTAAAGCTAAATCCATCAACTGCTTACAGGGTGTGGACTTGGGAGAGAAcatgtttctttaaaatgtgcaaaacGTTTTAGATTTCATTGCTTCTTCGCTCTAAATCCGACTCTTTAACTCAGCTTTCCTTCTTTTGTCTCTCCCAGCAGACGTTTTGGAGGAGAGGCTTTTGTTCGGCTACACAGATGAACAACAGGAAGGAGGACATGGAGATCTCCTCTCACTACCGGCAGCTCCTCCGAGAGCTCAACGAGCAGAGGCAGCACGGCATCCTCTGCGACGCCTGTGTCATCGTGGACGGAAAGATCTTCAAGGCCCATAAGAATGTCCTCCTGGGCTCCTCGCGCTACTTCAAAACTCTTTACTGTCAGGTGAGGGACTgctacgagggggggggggggcacgggagTCTATGGTTTTACTGCTCTCAGATCCTCGTTGTGTTTTGCCCCAGGAGACATCTAACAATCTTTCTCGACCCTCCAGGTTAAAAAAGGGGCGGAGCCTCACCACCAGACCACTGTCACTCACCTGGATATCGTCACGGCGACGGGCTTCAAAGCCATACTGGACTTTATGTACTCGGCGCACCTCGCCCTCACCAGCAAGAACGTGATCGAGGTGATGTCGGCCGCCAGCTACCTGCAGATGACGGACATTGTCCAGGCCTGCCACAGCTTCATCAAGGCGGCGCTGGACATCAGCATCCGCTCCGAGATGGCCGACGAGCTGGCCGAGTTTGAGATGGGGGCGGTCGCGGCCGCCGGCATGAGCGCAGGTGtcggcggcggaggaggggtGGGCGTAGGAGGAGCAGGGGGCGGAGCGGGtttaggaggaggagcagctgttggtggtgttggaggaggaggaggagggatcgTGGGCATGGCTTCTGAAGCCCTGGCCTCCATCATGTCTGGTCGCAGCACCTCGCCTTGGCTGGCGCGCCGAACCAGCCCGGCCAACTCCTCCGGGGACTCGGCCATCGCCAGCTGCCACGAGGGAGGCAGCACGTACGGCAAGGAGGACCAGGAGCCCCCCAAGAGCCACGAGAGCCAAGAGGAGGCCTGCCACGACTCCCAGCCGGCCTGGCCGCACGACTACAGGCCCGTCACCGTCAAAGAGGAGCAGGtgtcccccgcctcctcctcccatccgcGGGACGCTCCCAGAGGGGCGGCCCAGAGCCAGGGGGAGCAGGGGGCCGGAGGGGCCGCCGGGGGAGGCGCAGAGGGGCCCTGGCAGCCCATGTCGGTGTCGGGGCGGAGGAAGAACAGGAAGAACAAGGACACCGTCAGGCATATTACCCAGCAGGCCGAGAGGAACTGGGACAGGGAGcgggacagggagagagaccgGAACAGTAGGCCTGGATCTCCTCTGCCCTCCATGCTGGCCGTGACGGGATGGAACTACAACGGACAGGAGATCCCAGGTAAGGCGACGAAACACAAAGTGCTCCTTGCATTCTTACTGCAAGGCGGTTGAAACAGACGGTGAAGGCGATCGGGGCTATTTTAGGTCCACACGCTATTTTCAAAGTGGATTTGTTGGTTAGTCTATTAGTTTAGAGTCAGGAAAACAGGTGGAATCCTTTTTGACTGGAGGCTGGGCCTAGGCCATAAGAAAGAACTTATTTCTAGGAAAAGGTTGGGATTCTGATTGATGACTTTGAGGCTTACGGGTTTCCCAGAGTGGCTGCAGTTTTAGACACCTACTTAGTTATCCAAATTGTGTAATTAGTGAATGACTGGTGAAGTAATTAGGTTAGAATAGATAATTAAGTGGGAGCGTTGTATCAACACTCAACTAGGATCTAATTCATCTGGgcttgtcttttaaaaggcaccgtctTACCGGCAGGGCGATGGAACTGCCGTGTTGACTTTGGTTGAGCTCAAGCTGGACAGAGTGCCTGTGACACTAGAAGTGCACTCGACGGTTCGAACACCTCAACTTATCTGCATCCGCACGAGCACGCTGGTgtagaaatgacctctttttgcTCCTCCTCCGGGTTCGAGATTAGAGAGCTTCCATCCTAACATGTTGGGCCTAAAGTGATTATCTCAAATCTTGAACGGTGCGTAAATGCAGATGGCTAATACGATCCTGCTCTTACTGCAGTTTATGTAACTCACACTCCCACATAAACAAGCTAACGtaagcacaaacacacttggGCCCACGTGTTTATTTTTGAGAAAGTGTCTCGTGATCCTCAGCTTTGCAGAATTGTTTCGTGAAGTCCATTACAGTAAAAACTCATACATGGAAAACacttagctgtgtgtgtgtgtgtgtgcatgcaccgCGGGGCCCAAGGCGTCGATAGGTAGATCATTAAAAGTAAGAGAAGCTAATCCTGGGCGCATTAAGGGAGTTGGCTGTGAAATGGGCACACGCGTCGCGCAGCGAAAGAAAACAGGATAATTGAATTGACCTGGGTCACTGCACGGATTACCAGCGCGTCCTCGCCATCTctggctcctcccccctctctctcgggGGTTTAGGGAAGGACCTTCTGGAGAGGGCAAGACGagggaaaagggagagagagagagagagagagagagagagagagagtgggggcaTCCGTACGAGCTTATGAGGATTTGTCTTATTTGCTTTAAGTGTCCTTAGTCCCAGATTTTGTGACCCGCAGTCAGACATTATTACGGTGACCAGGTACATCTTGTCttcacagctacacacacacacgcacacacaaaaacacacacgaatGGCACTCTTTAGCCCGTTGGGCGGTTTCTTGTGTTCTGCACCACGGTAGAAGGTGGACTTTTTGTCCTGGCTGTGGTGAAGCATTACAGAGAAAGAAGTGTTGTGTCCCCTAAAGGTTAGAGGAAGTCTAGTGTTGCTGCTGGCGTGGACTCagccacccaaaaaaaaaaaaaaagatttctggACCAGAGCGCGGGCATGCCGAGCGCCTCACAATGGAGGAGAGCCTTTTGTATCGCGAAGGTTTACCAACCATTCGCTTCTCCTTCAAAAGGGCAGATCTCGTCATTGAGTGGTGAGATATCGTGTTTCCAgtgggctctggagtggagcgTTTGACCGTCGGGGGGCAGGTTTGCAGGAGGCGGTTTCTGTGTGTTAGGTCTGGGGCGGGGGGATTGCTGAACAGGTTTCGTGAGGCCTTTGTTGGATCGGCGTTGGTGGTGTGTGATGTTTTTCGGTTGTGGGAGTGCTTCTCGTATCCATGCGATGCCtttaggttgttgttgttgtgtttcttttgacCCAGTCGGGGTGAAAGAAACAAGCAGGATCCCTGTAGGCTTATGAGAGTTTGTCGACTTAAGTCTTAAGTCTCCTTAAGTCCGGATTTTGTCACCTTGAAGAGAAGATCCGAATCAGATGTACGGGCATTTGGCAGAGCCATGGATTTAGAAAGTGATGTACAATTCTATTTAAAGTCCCTAATCACAACGACGACAGCATTGCAAGGTGGGAGGGGGTCGACAACAAAGAGCTGTCAGGTAGTCTGGAAGACATAAAAAACACTGGTTAACAGGGAAAATAATATTGACTTGTGGGGCTGCTTTTATCGATCTTCAACATATACAGTTCTGTTGGTTAATTGAGAAATCGACTATTTTGACGCATGGTTTTTGTTGTGTGAAGTCCTCTTGTTGGTTATCAGTGAGGTGATGTTGTATAAAGGAGAGAGGGCACCTTCAGTCGAAGATTAGCTTAATTGCTTCATTCTTTATTGATGAGAAGTGCTtggacgccgcccccccccccccccccctctctctcatatTCACCTGTGCTCCTTTGTGCCTGCTTCCCGATCAGAAAGCCTGCACAGGAGTGCATGGCGCCGCTGTGAtatcaggggggtgggggggggatgcagaagGCTCAGGGTGCGAGCGGGCAGCCGCTCTGAAGCGTTTGTGTGAGCATGTCGTGTGCCCTTGTTGACATAAACAGCTGCAGGAATtaggatttgttttctttagatCCCCTTCACTTGCAAACATCTGCTGTGTTCATTTGATGTCAttactgacttcctgtctctctctctctccctcacgctGGATCTCACTCTTTCTGCCGCTTATCTCTGAAACCTTCATGTGAATTGTGTGAAAAATCTGCACTGCTTGCATTTCAGCAATCTGTGAtcatgtgcatttatttttcttctcaacGATATATTAGAggtgacatttttttcttctctactTCCCCTGTCTGCTCATGCTGTAAACCTTTAAATAATTACCTGGACTTATTTTTAGTAtggctacacccccccccccccccgctacatCCCCCAGATTAAAAAGCATCTGCAAATCAAAGTCGGAGTGTTCTGAAACGTGaagcttttattaaaaaacaactcaGTATATTTTTTGGTCTGACGCCTCATATGAGCCTCTCTTCTTGTAGTCCTCATAGTGGTGAAACCATGAGGGTGGAGCTTAGTACAACCGAACGCCATCTAACACAACACagtggtagagacctgtcaatcagcatgtaatcccgccctaaagcaccaCCTACTCtacggtctgtttgactctaaatggagcATTTACTaagtgaacatcatgctgtattgaagaagagagaccgagaccataaactcatgtttactatgggaataaataaagaaagaagtagagtcattttctcatagacgtctatgggagcagaggcgtCGCCCCCTGGAGTTGAatacagagaatgcagctttatgGCACAAGTGGAGATTTTTTCCCCAGTTCTAGCCTTTAAACTGCAGTTACCACAGATTTAGTATAAATAATGGACATGTTGCCTGTCTGGTAAAACATGCTCCTCTGGTATATTTCACTATTGATTCATTTCCTATTGAGCTCCAATCGTTTCTCATCGAGTCAGGAGTAGCTTTCAGtttgtaaatgtgttgttttgtccCGAAAGGCCTAACTTTCGGCTGTACAGTATCAAGTTGCCTCAAAACTCAATGctattattttattctattaaaGCCGGTGTCCCCTCTTTGACAGACAGTCTTTTTGAGAGGACCAGCCGACAGTTTTAACAATCGATTTCTTTCCTACTGCCTTTTTACTTTGGGAAAACACCAACCTGATCTTTCTCCCACATTGTAACAAAACTTGAAATACTTTCTTTGGTTTGTTCACCCTTagtattaaaaaagaaacacacacacacacacacacacacaaacacactgtgacCTTTTAGTGGCAGCTTGGGGGATTTTGGCAACCCGTTACATGGCCGGtgtgatgtacacacacacacacacacaaacacacacacacacacccacagctcAGAGCTGATATCTGATTATGTAGACGTGAACAGTTCAATCACATGTGGGCCGTTC
This sequence is a window from Pungitius pungitius chromosome 1, fPunPun2.1, whole genome shotgun sequence. Protein-coding genes within it:
- the LOC119222211 gene encoding zinc finger and BTB domain-containing protein 46; amino-acid sequence: MNNRKEDMEISSHYRQLLRELNEQRQHGILCDACVIVDGKIFKAHKNVLLGSSRYFKTLYCQVKKGAEPHHQTTVTHLDIVTATGFKAILDFMYSAHLALTSKNVIEVMSAASYLQMTDIVQACHSFIKAALDISIRSEMADELAEFEMGAVAAAGMSAGVGGGGGVGVGGAGGGAGLGGGAAVGGVGGGGGGIVGMASEALASIMSGRSTSPWLARRTSPANSSGDSAIASCHEGGSTYGKEDQEPPKSHESQEEACHDSQPAWPHDYRPVTVKEEQVSPASSSHPRDAPRGAAQSQGEQGAGGAAGGGAEGPWQPMSVSGRRKNRKNKDTVRHITQQAERNWDRERDRERDRNSRPGSPLPSMLAVTGWNYNGQEIPGADVTEPNSSDSRGDFFLKQEEALAAEPSLLGAGDSEEAGGGGGAISSVANLKAALMSKNSLLSLRAEMMGDDNPLLFEYLPKGAHSLSLNDFTVIRKKFKCPYCSFSAMHQCILKRHMRSHTGERPYPCEICGKKFTRREHMKRHTLVHSKDKKYVCKVCSRVFMSAASVGIKHGSRRHGVCADCSGRGMAALLDHNGEVGGDISPEEELYPGDRFHDDQAECDGDGEEEMMAEADGEMMADGEEDGGKWKDSGMAPEAHGALDNEKEESDSSAPEGEQQNGSERDFAWIS